DNA sequence from the Thunnus maccoyii chromosome 7, fThuMac1.1, whole genome shotgun sequence genome:
gagtagaagtataaagtagcatcaaatggaaatactcaagttaagtagaagtacctcaaaattgtacttaatcacagtacctgagtaaatgtacttagttactttccaccactgcatttGAAGGatatcttttaatagccagtatgaacaggaagaatgattacagcaaggaaaacctctttcagtgtccATATGGgtacctgactgctgttttaagacacacctgaaaaatggtgaacttgtcctttaattaTAAGGattttactttctcactcattccttgataaatacacaaaatattgtGTACTGTTTTGTATTGGACtgatcatatacagtatgtctgacCTTATTAAGCAGATCAGGCATCTGCAATGACAGGATCCAcaataaatgcatttctttgtcaATGTCATAAAGTCACCTGTTACTTTCATTCAGTTAAGGCAGGCCCCTGACTTAGTTTATAGCACCACAGGAAACCTCATATTACCTTACAAACAATGATTCCATGCAGTGACCTCCATGCAGTAAGgtatacagattttaaattggGAAATTGGGAGCACTGGTATTGGGTTGGCAGGTAGGCTATCTGATGAAACCCTGACTTGGCACACCCTGAGTTTATGCATCAGAATTGGTATCAGGAGAGGAAAAAGTCATATCAGTGTATCCCTACTATTGTAAAATGTTATtctaaagtaaagtaaaacaaagtgTCATTTCgcagtatatgtgtgttttgaaatgGAGATAAGCAAAAGGCTAATGGAAAAGCTCAAGTCACATATTTGGCCCATATGGCCCGTCATACTGACCTGAGGTGTAATCAACTACTCAAGAATTTAGGTGAACTGCTTTCTGGTGTGAATGAACACTTGGGTTTTTTCACAGATTATGTCTGGCCTTGGATGTTTGACTGTGTTATTTATGGATTTATGATTCCGACAGAAAATAAGACAAAGCTTTTGATCCCTGTTATTATTCATCATGTTTATGTAGCATGTAGTATACAGAAAACTGCTGATGAGTAACACAgcagataacacacacatagattgCTGTGACAACCTCCCTCTGGACTGTAAACTTTGACCGCAATTAGaataaggtgtgtgtgtgtttttctcagcAACTCAGTTAAGCTAGAGTTCCAGGCAAAGTGTGCTGTGTGGAGTCAACCTGATATATTCAAGATGATTCTGTCATTTCTTGTGTTCTGTGTGCTTCTGTCTGCCACCAGCTGCTCAGCTCACAAAGGTAAAATCTTTCTATTCTATTCCCTCTTTCgatatttaaataatatatgatggtatataaatattacattatttgtgttttcccCATTCAAGTAAAAAACAATGATTGCAACATCATTGTGAACCCAACCTAAAATGATGTGTGATAATATTttcttacagtatgtttcttttttagtaTGTTTTACCTGCCATGGAGTGTTAGTGCCATTGTTGGATTAAAAAgtgccaattttttttctcagaccATGATAACATTGtcatctgtacagtatgtacattttATGTCATAACATTGCAATATTCTCAATCTTTCAATCTTGTATATTTACCATAACAGGCTTTATTTCCTTGAGACTTAATTCTCAAAATCTCAGCTTTTTTCTCAACTGGCTCTGATaaagaaaaatgctaaaagtggTCCTAAAGTTTAGTTCAAATTTAGATTCAGATCCAGAAGGGCTCATCATCCATCATAATGTGACAAATGTTCGTCTTCAACATGGCtcaaaagataaaaagataaacaaaataaaaacatacagtgcaCTCATCTCaccaaaaacagacagacatacagcaGGATcaaaacacattgaaaacagaAGCACATAGATGTCAGTGTAGTGATTATAATTTGcttaaaacagtgttttaaaatgaaaatgatttccGTCCACACAAGCATTTTAGCACCATCTCAGAAATAATCTCTGTCCATACTAACACGcctgaaaataaatattacattcaCATACACTAGGCATGCACGTCATaaatgtgggtgattcttacagtatctgcaaCCCAGTTTCCAGAAGAAAaagttggcattgaacgtttctgcaaaccacagaaacgttgaatatatacgtttcaacatgtgaattatgtatcatatcaacatttctacaaacataGCATATGAACATTTCTACccattgaataatgatgttttatggtgtgacaacactgtggttaaggtctggttaagtttaggcacaaagactACTTGTTTAGTCgttttgttgatattttgatatgacacgtattgttgaaatgttaatatactacgttttgtagaaatgttgatatgatacgttttgttgaaatattaatatgCTAAGTATTTCACAtattgaaacgtagatattcaacgtttctgtggtttgcagaaacgtacaatgccaacgttttattctggtgaccaggCTGGTATCTGATGATCACAgttgctttatactgtatgaaaagcttctccttcagttcattaaatcaaatCGATTTTGAAACACAAATCGTTTTGAATCGTGAATCAATTATGAATCGAATTGTTACCCCAAGAATtggaatcaaatcaaatcatgaGATTTCCTGAATCATGCACCCTTATTTGTGTGGATGTAGCCTAAGACCTGGACCAGTGAACTATAGAGGATCTTCGCGTGTGCTTGGACTGGCTGGGATATTTTCAGGACTGCTACCAACAGGCTGGATGAGTACACAGAGGCTGTGGCTTCATACATATCAGATCTGTAAGGACAACTGTATACCATCACGCACCAGGGTCAGTtacacaacaatgacaaaccCTGGTTTACAGCTGAACTCTGACAGCTAAGGTTGGAAAAAGAGGGGAGTGTTTAGGAGTGGGGACAAAGACCAGTTCAAAGAGTCTAAATACAGGTTCAGCAAGGCGGTGAGAGATGCTAAATGTCTGTACTTGAAGAGACTCCAACAGCAGTTCTCAGAAAACGACTTGACCTCTGTCTGGAAAAGCCTGAAGCAGATTACCAGCTATAAACCAACTGCCCTCAGCCCCACTAATGACTCATGACTGGCCAGAAGCTTCAATGAATTATACTGCCAATTTGAAAGACAATGTGTCTTGATGTCCCGACATCATGCCCAGTGATTCCATCCATCAGCCCCAGATCACCAACTCCTTGCCCACCTCAGCATGGCCTCTCTAAAATCGCCCACCTCTGAGGCCCCGTCCCCTCCTCTGACATCTCTCTCCATCCTGAAGAGATCTCTATCCTGTGGACAGACATAAACAGGCTGCTCAAGagacagcagcaggatcagaggccctgttcacacctggtattaacatgcgtcttgtgattggatctcacttccccgctctatatgcaaataaacacgtatGTCATTTCCATTTTGCAGAGACCAAATCTCAAATCCCATCCAACTACCGGCCAATAACCTGCTTCTGTACATGGAAGCTCCTGTCAGGCATCATAGCGGTTAAGATGAATAGGCACATGGCCCATTACATGAGCAGGGCGCAGAAAGGAATTGGTAGTAATATCAGGGGAGCCAAGCAGCAGCTACTGGTCAATAGAGCAGTCACCCAAGACCAGGCAGACCAATCTGTGCACCGCCTGGATTGACAACAAGAAAGCCTATGACTGTGTAACTCCCCAGTCGACACAATGGAGTCCTTCCTCTTCCTGGGGCCCCCACTGAAACGGACTCTACCAACACCCCCCCCTTCCACATCAACATCACACGTTATATTAATGTAACACCCCACAACCTCCCATTTGCATATAAGTGATCTTTGATTGTACATAgcatgttacattaacacaaaTTGTATTAGTTATTATAAATAATGTATCCTGTACATTCATCTCATTCTcttctatttaatatttaaaatttcatCTGTAACTGCTCCCCTCAccagaatatattttatattttacatttttcttttattgtaaattctttcttttttatattatttaaaatttattaattttgtgtatatttttcacGGCTACacaccacaacaacaccaaGACAAATTCCTTATATGTAATATGATtacctacttggcaataaatctgatTATGATTCTGATCAGTTCACACTTTATTATACAGTAAATCAGTCTGTATCAATCATTTATCAGTAAAGTCCAGTCTCCCCCATATTGGACTTGGCCTGCTTGGAAATATGAGCAGAGAAGTATTAATAACTGATAATATGTAAGAATTAAACTAATGTGTGAAATTATATGTGAAAGAAGAGCTTAGACCTCAACACTGTCCACTGACAGCctgaacagtgaaaaatgtaatattagtTAGCTGTTGTTTATTACAGCAATGCTGTTCATATATAGCAAATAGCATTCCACCTTaatggtctgtgtgtgtgtgtgtgtgtgtgtgtgtgtgtgtgtgtgtgtgtgtgtgtgtgtgtgtgtgtgtgtgtgtgtgtgtgtgtgtgtgtctgtgtgtgtgtgtgtctgtgttcaggtgtgCAGACTGGCATACGAGTAGCAGCAGGATCTCATTCAGTGACTCTTCAGCCCTGGTTGGTGGGTCTGACAGCAGTAGTTGGTTTCCTCTTCGTTGTCTTCACCATCTTGATTGTTTACAGACTGCTCAGGAAAAACAGGTCAGTTGCACAcaaatgcacgcacacacacacacacacacacacacacacacacacacacacacagcaaaacattttattaactgtGTTGTACatatagaaaatgtgttttattttcaataatGGTCTTATCAATCAACTATCCCTCCTCtagttttaaaaatgacagaagatttaaaatgtataattccTGAATACTGTATTACATTTGGTTCACAAACATGGtactgtaatttgtttttctgaggTATTAATTTTAAGAAATACTGAAATGATGAGCTGAGAATTGGTCCGTATACCCttgtccaaagctgtgttcaatatgtttgataacaggataaacaaatttACGATGCAGTATTTAGTTTTTTGtgtgaatcaaaaaaaaaagggaaatctACATGCTTTtccctgtttttgtctttaaatcaGCAATTTGAATTGACAGACAGTTCTGGCTAACAGCTGTCTAGCTGACTGCAACTTCTGAGAACAGTCAGGTTTAGGAGACTGTGTGACTCATTACAGACAGCAAAATTCTCCTTAACTTCAACATGCAGCAAAGTTAATAACAAAGCAACACTTCTGGAGATTCCTTTATTTACCTGGCTCTCCAGCATCTCTCAGCACCTCAAAAGGGCGTTCAGTTTACACTCTGACTGTGTCAGAGTGTAAACTGAAGGCTTCACATTGGTGTGTTTAGCTGGGAGGTTATTACACTAATGGAAAATATAGTGTACATTGTATATTCTATCATACTAATAAATAAGCAGTATTCATTTCCATAGATCTGACCAACCTTggcttattttgttttctttctcttttatattattctttctttttcatattatttagGACTTCTtaattttgtatatattttgattgttaggcaccacaacaccaaggcaaattccttgtgtGTGCAAACCTACTTAGCAATAAACCtggttctgattctgattttttaCTCAGCTGCATTAGAACATACTCATGAGAGGTGGAGACATTATTGACAACTGATGGAAGTAACAGCTTTGCTCTTTCTCAAGTTAAATTCTTTACTGCACCATGGCCACAGAAAACACTTACTatgattggctggcaggtgtcCATTAAAATTGCAAATTGGGAGACCTCAAATGTTGTTCCTGTCAACCGTTTAACCAGTGAGGGCATTCTGGTGGCCTAGGGATTTAGCATGCAGGCAAAGTTAACCCCCACAAAGTTTAATCACTGTTTAAGAATACTTTCAATCACTCTTCTATCAGCGCTGAAGTCCTCATCATTGACTTATTTTGTGGCAAATGTACTAATTGACATGCAAGtagaattttaatgttgtagttttcACACCTATTTTGGCTACTATAGTGCTAGACTACCACTATACTGACTATAGTCAAATAAAAGTACCACTTAAACATATAAGTGTAATAAAAGAAGAATgtactgtaattaaaatatttaaggaAAGTACATTATGTGCCTTGTAAAAACTGTAATTCAGTGTagtactttagtaaatgtactCCATTACTTGCACCACTGTACATCTATTATATGTAGTATTCTACTGTCATAGTAAGACTACTTCTGCTTTAGGTTGCATTACCTGTGAACTGAGAGGTGAAACTAACCTTACCATGTGGTGACCTGAATGAAGTCATGTAGTCATGGTAAAATTCACCCTCAGATGTCCACATTTAAAGAATAATGGACTCGTTTCATATCGCACTGTTCTTCACCTCCACCACACATCCATTATAGTCTTACATCAGGACACATTTACATGCATTATGACTTACATTAACTTTCTGATATCTGCAGGAAAAAAGGTAAAGAATAAACTATCAACCTGTCTGCttgttgttgtcttgtgttGCAGGGAGGATGAAGAGGGATTTAGTTATGACAAGGCTCTAGAGTTGGATGGAGGTGATATGAAACAAACCAGTCTGTAGAAACCCAACTGAAGAGCACCACTCTGCCATTAAATCAATCACCTGTCAATTTCTTATAGGGCTGTCATGAAATTCATGCTTTAAATTCACTGTAAATTCAATGACGATTTGGATATGTGGCTTTTGTTATGAAAGGATTGTCATATTCAGTTCAGTGAGTGCCATTTACAATGTCTGGTGTGTTCATTGCATTAAATACGAAGTGGCCTGAACTGTGTTATTTGctcatctgtcttttttctgttgatctttgttttgttatattcttTGAGAGATTGAAatgcaaaaagagaaaaataaatggttatttgctttcattttaaaacaaagaaaaacgtTTTAAAGccttccttttctttcagttGTCATAAAGTAGCAGATATAAAGCTTACACATAAATCATAAACCATAATCATTTCAATCCATTGCCTAAACCCTGCCTTCTGAGTGGatgagccaatcacagtgctTTTGGAAAGTTTAACCTATTGACCCCAACACTCAGTCGGACCCACCAATGAACTCATGTTGTTATGCCAACAAGCCCACAGAAGTTTATTTAAATTCTAGTGAGGATCCCAAAGTTTCAACAGATTCCAAAtttgtgaggctgtattttGGTGTCTAAAATGATACACACCGCATGTAGGAaatttccatttgatggaaTGGTGCAGCTATAAAAACATGGACACTTGGGTTTGAATACTTCACTCAGTGAATAAGTGTTAATCCTGTTTCTATCCTGTCCTCCATTTGAATTaacttcttttattttctgtcaccaGAAGATCCAATAACAGATTAACAATATATCGTTCAGT
Encoded proteins:
- the smim24 gene encoding small integral membrane protein 24 yields the protein MILSFLVFCVLLSATSCSAHKGVQTGIRVAAGSHSVTLQPWLVGLTAVVGFLFVVFTILIVYRLLRKNREDEEGFSYDKALELDGGDMKQTSL